One segment of Ahaetulla prasina isolate Xishuangbanna chromosome 9, ASM2864084v1, whole genome shotgun sequence DNA contains the following:
- the LOC131203929 gene encoding B-cell CLL/lymphoma 9-like protein — protein MERQGKVRRERSVSVDSGERREASATPLDKELKGETVPRSKRRCVLERKQPYSGDEWCSGPESEDDDKSLGSSHNCHVAESAMSTGAQLGPGSNPLPALSESNTPGAPHSAAPNLRSDAGGKQSLQLVYVFTTHLANTAAEAVLQGQADSILGYHQQHVPRAKLDQPSPLPKMPGAVEPLPLHLSPANTPQGPPALPPSSQAQGQQAGGAPLGLSQGPLSSSNALPPEGAPEEACQDLTPNSVGNGSNSSSSVAPSSTHPSTPTALSSLQASTAEGLLGGASRSFQEGAQLGKAWEGQPSEAGRGDLLGACVFVGDEGNSSGLPPAGHFRESSNNLGHSADDFSCAAPACVNQAELSQLFTSQSGATTAAELQRLFSLP, from the exons ATGGAAAGACAG ggcaaagtcaggcggGAACGCAGTGTCTCCGTGGATTCGGGAGAGCGGCGGGAAGCAAGTGCCACCCCACTGGACAAGGAGCTGAAAG GTGAGACAGTCCCTCGGAGCAAGAGACGCTGCGTGCTGGAGAGGAAGCAACCCTACAGCGGGGACGAGTGGTGCTCTGGGCCGGAGAGCGAGGATGACGACAAATCCCTGGGCAGCAGCCACA ATTGCCACGTAGCCGAGTCGGCCATGAGCACAGGTGCACAGCTGGGCCCGGGATCCAACCCTTTGCCGGCCCTGAGCGAGAGCAACACGCCTGGCGCCCCTCACAGTGCAGCTCCCAACCTGCGATCAGACGCTGGAGGAAAGCAGAGCCTGCAGCTGGTCTATGTCTTCACCACACACCTGGCCAACAC GGCTGCGGAGGCCGTCCTTCAGGGCCAGGCAGACTCCATTCTTGGCTACCATCAGCAACATGTGCCCCGGGCAAAGTTGGACCAG CCAAGCCCTCTCCCGAAGATGCCAGGTGCCGTTGAACCCCTGCCGCTCCACTTGTCTCCTGCCAATACTCCTCAAGGACCGCCAGCCCTGCCCCCAAGCAGCCAGGCCCAGGGACAGCAGGCGGGAGGGGCCCCGCTGGGGCTCAGCCAAGGACCTCTCTCTTCCAGCAATGCTCTCCCGCCAGAGGGGGCCCCTGAAGAGGCTTGCCAGGACCTGACACCCAACTCAGTGGGAAacggcagcaacagcagcagctcaGTGGCCCCCAGCAGCACCCACCCCAGCACCCCCACCGCGCTCAGCTCCCTGCAGGCCAGCACTGCGGAGGGCTTGTTGGGAGGGGCCAGCAGGTCTTTCCAGGAGGGGGCACAACTTGGGAAGGCGTGGGAGGGTCAGCCCTCTGAAGCTGGGAGAGGTGACTTGTTAGGTGCTTGTGTATTTGTGGGTGACGAAGGGAATTCCTCTGGCCTGCCACCTGCTGGGCACTTCAGGGAAAGCAGCAACAACCTGGGGCACTCTGCGGATGACTTCTCTTGTGCTGCCCCTGCATGTGTGAATCAAGCCGAGCTCTCTCAGCTCTTCACCAGCCAATCTGGTGCCACAACGGCTGCTGAACTGCAGCGGTTGTTCAGCCTGCCATGA